A portion of the Stigmatella aurantiaca DW4/3-1 genome contains these proteins:
- a CDS encoding M16 family metallopeptidase, translating to MNTFHRSVLFLAAGVWLGACATSSQATPSPSAQASTPTPPPAPALQAEASVPAEPLRKPAPLETVLQSNPQSPIVSFRLVFHAGSVDDPPGKEGLTALTANLLSQGGTRELSSSQLLEVLFPMAAELAVFPDKEFTTFSGRVHQDFLPRFLKIFTDVLLEPRYEPSEFERLRTDALNTVRNTLRNEDDEQLGKVGLDALLFRGHPYAHFVGGTVQGLQAITLDELKVHARRVFTQDRLVIGLAGPVDEALKQTLTSRLSALPATGAPAVTLPTVTAHPGSALVLQKSTLSTAISMGFATSLRRGDPDFFPVALALSYLGEHRQTHGLLFQELREKRGLNYGNYAYAEHFIEQPGTTFNQPNLARTQQDISLWIRPVVPTTAVFATHGALYYLDRLIQQGIPRDAFEQTRGFLMSYTRLWEQMDQRRLGYAIDSLFYGTPDFLDSYRKALEQMTPESVQAAVRRRLHPSALSFVFVTQDAPALVAGLTAQAPAPLSYASAKPPAVLEEDPAILRQPLPLRPEAIEVLPASTFMEQ from the coding sequence ATGAACACATTCCATCGATCGGTTCTTTTCCTCGCCGCCGGGGTCTGGCTCGGTGCCTGCGCCACCTCCTCCCAAGCCACGCCGTCACCCTCCGCACAGGCCTCCACGCCCACGCCGCCTCCGGCGCCTGCCCTCCAGGCCGAAGCGTCCGTTCCCGCAGAGCCCCTGCGGAAGCCCGCCCCGCTGGAGACCGTCCTTCAGAGCAACCCCCAGAGCCCCATCGTCAGCTTCCGGCTCGTGTTCCACGCGGGCTCCGTGGACGACCCGCCAGGAAAGGAAGGGCTGACGGCGCTGACCGCGAACCTGCTCTCCCAGGGCGGCACCCGTGAGCTCAGCTCCTCGCAACTCCTGGAGGTCCTCTTTCCCATGGCCGCGGAGCTCGCGGTCTTCCCGGACAAGGAATTCACCACCTTCTCCGGCCGCGTCCATCAAGACTTCCTGCCGCGCTTCCTGAAGATCTTCACCGATGTCCTGCTCGAGCCCCGCTACGAGCCGAGTGAGTTCGAGCGGCTGCGCACCGATGCCCTCAACACCGTCCGCAACACCCTGCGCAACGAGGACGACGAGCAGCTCGGCAAGGTGGGCCTCGATGCGCTCCTGTTTCGCGGGCACCCCTATGCCCACTTCGTGGGCGGCACCGTTCAAGGACTCCAGGCCATCACGCTCGATGAACTCAAGGTCCACGCCCGCCGCGTCTTCACCCAGGACCGGCTCGTCATCGGCCTGGCTGGCCCCGTGGATGAGGCGCTGAAACAGACCCTCACCTCGCGGCTGTCCGCGCTGCCCGCCACGGGCGCTCCCGCCGTGACGCTGCCCACCGTGACGGCCCACCCCGGCTCTGCCCTCGTCCTCCAGAAGTCCACCCTCTCCACCGCCATCTCCATGGGCTTCGCCACCTCGCTGCGCCGCGGAGACCCGGACTTCTTCCCGGTGGCGCTCGCCCTCTCCTATCTGGGCGAGCACCGTCAGACCCATGGCCTGCTCTTCCAAGAGCTGCGCGAAAAACGGGGCCTCAACTACGGCAACTACGCCTACGCCGAACACTTCATCGAGCAGCCCGGCACCACCTTCAACCAGCCCAACCTCGCGCGCACCCAGCAGGACATCTCCCTGTGGATCCGCCCCGTGGTCCCCACCACGGCCGTCTTCGCCACCCACGGCGCCCTCTACTACCTCGACCGGCTCATTCAGCAGGGCATCCCCCGGGACGCATTCGAGCAGACCCGTGGCTTTCTCATGAGTTACACCCGGCTGTGGGAGCAGATGGACCAGCGGCGCCTGGGCTACGCCATCGACTCGCTCTTCTACGGGACGCCGGATTTCCTCGACAGCTATCGCAAGGCGCTGGAGCAGATGACCCCCGAATCCGTCCAGGCTGCCGTCCGCCGGCGCCTGCACCCTTCTGCCCTCTCCTTCGTCTTCGTCACCCAGGACGCGCCAGCCCTCGTGGCGGGGCTCACGGCCCAGGCTCCCGCTCCCCTCTCCTACGCGTCCGCCAAGCCTCCCGCCGTGCTCGAGGAGGACCCAGCCATCCTCCGGCAACCGCTCCCCCTCCGGCCCGAGGCCATCGAAGTCCTCCCCGCGAGCACGTTCATGGAGCAGTAG